Proteins co-encoded in one Ferviditalea candida genomic window:
- a CDS encoding chemotaxis protein yields the protein MTDFTEERRGTMNISVAVVHGMGPFREDFYKDFERRLKKRLAKLNPDVRLTVDGVYWSDIPDRLEDRLWEKANVEQLRWKQVTPWIPLRSIFIHYLGDAIAYQPVSGRASGKPDNFIPAGSIYEDIHERFAQTLSRLADKAGGDAPLCVVSHSLGTVIASNYFYDLQHRKMAVKARRVMGTDASRLERGETLTHFYTLGSPIALWTLRHDDFGIPIRVPCPEMSSRGNAIGEWVNFYDKDDIIAYPIKNLSRQYNAAVTEDLEINCAGFRSWTPFAHGMYFKTKSVLNRIAASLNRLAAEMESFHQAAAGKEPRAVISKR from the coding sequence ATGACCGATTTTACGGAAGAAAGGCGGGGGACGATGAATATTTCCGTCGCTGTGGTGCATGGAATGGGACCGTTTCGGGAGGATTTCTATAAAGATTTTGAAAGGAGACTCAAAAAACGTCTGGCTAAGCTGAATCCGGATGTCCGGCTGACGGTGGACGGTGTTTACTGGTCGGACATTCCCGATCGGCTGGAGGATCGATTGTGGGAGAAAGCGAATGTGGAGCAATTGCGTTGGAAGCAGGTGACTCCATGGATTCCGCTAAGGAGCATCTTTATCCATTATCTTGGCGACGCCATTGCCTATCAGCCTGTTTCCGGCAGAGCATCCGGGAAGCCGGACAATTTCATACCTGCCGGCTCCATCTATGAGGATATTCACGAGCGGTTTGCCCAAACCCTGAGCAGGCTGGCGGACAAAGCCGGCGGCGATGCGCCTTTGTGCGTGGTTTCCCACAGTCTCGGAACCGTCATCGCCAGCAACTATTTCTATGACTTGCAGCATCGCAAAATGGCCGTAAAAGCGAGACGGGTGATGGGCACGGACGCTTCCCGGCTGGAACGGGGAGAAACGCTGACCCATTTTTATACGCTGGGCAGTCCGATCGCTTTATGGACGCTGAGGCACGATGATTTCGGCATTCCGATCCGCGTTCCTTGTCCCGAGATGAGCAGTCGTGGAAATGCGATAGGGGAATGGGTCAATTTTTACGATAAAGACGATATCATTGCTTATCCGATCAAAAATTTAAGCCGGCAGTACAATGCGGCGGTGACGGAGGATCTGGAAATAAACTGTGCGGGTTTTCGCAGCTGGACACCCTTCGCGCACGGCATGTATTTCAAAACAAAATCGGTGCTGAACCGGATCGCAGCCTCATTAAACAGGCTTGCCGCCGAAATGGAATCGTTTCATCAGGCGGCCGCGGGAAAAGAACCTCGTGCGGTGATTTCCAAGCGCTGA
- a CDS encoding phosphatidylinositol kinase produces the protein MMHQYPYHVCMQYLHRYVRVQMNDGKVYEGFIANVDQEKVTLAIPAPEKEGEHRQFFGTFGGFFPYGRFFPLGLPLAGLGGIYPLGFFI, from the coding sequence ATGATGCATCAATATCCCTATCATGTCTGTATGCAGTATCTGCATCGATATGTCAGGGTTCAAATGAACGACGGTAAAGTCTATGAGGGTTTTATTGCAAATGTGGATCAAGAGAAGGTGACGCTGGCCATTCCAGCGCCGGAAAAAGAGGGAGAGCATCGTCAATTTTTCGGTACATTCGGCGGATTCTTCCCATATGGCAGGTTTTTTCCCCTGGGTCTGCCGTTGGCCGGACTTGGTGGCATCTACCCGCTTGGCTTTTTTATCTAA
- a CDS encoding XdhC family protein: MKDIVDKVKQLANENEQAVLATIVGVDGSTYRKEGAKMIFARSGKQFGTISAGCLEADIALKIEGILDSGQPEILTYDMRSEEDLLWGLGSGCNGKIDVFVEPIFWEWIPPFQRLPIWPQIDDLLKQGHHVAAAKSIDGQIQASATCMLTDKGQVIGTLGSPEADRLVKERLEQFLAQNEKKQTVVIEGLGTTFFLDRYEPKNKLFLFGAGPDAEPVARSASKINFEVIVIDHRESRNTEEFFPDASQRIIAHPERALEEVPIHPEDYALIMTHSFEKDRILLSKLVQQPIKYLGVLGPILRTQKLLDAEQLPEWIHSPVGLDIGADGPEEIAVSIMAELLAVRNEKDSKTVKPRQAPTVLEL, encoded by the coding sequence ATGAAGGACATTGTGGACAAAGTAAAGCAATTGGCAAACGAGAATGAGCAGGCTGTGCTGGCCACAATTGTCGGTGTCGACGGTTCAACCTATCGAAAAGAAGGAGCGAAAATGATATTTGCGCGTTCCGGCAAGCAATTCGGCACGATCAGCGCCGGTTGTCTGGAAGCGGATATCGCTTTAAAAATAGAAGGAATCCTGGATTCCGGCCAACCGGAAATCTTGACCTACGATATGCGAAGCGAGGAAGATTTGCTGTGGGGGCTCGGCTCCGGCTGCAATGGAAAGATTGATGTTTTTGTCGAGCCGATCTTCTGGGAATGGATTCCCCCCTTTCAGCGGCTTCCGATTTGGCCGCAAATCGACGATTTGCTGAAACAGGGACATCATGTGGCCGCAGCCAAAAGCATCGACGGGCAGATCCAAGCATCGGCAACCTGCATGCTGACAGACAAAGGCCAGGTGATCGGGACGCTGGGCAGCCCGGAGGCAGATCGGCTGGTGAAGGAAAGGCTCGAGCAATTTCTGGCGCAAAACGAAAAGAAGCAGACGGTCGTGATTGAAGGGTTGGGCACGACGTTCTTCCTGGATCGTTATGAACCCAAAAACAAGCTGTTTCTGTTCGGGGCGGGTCCGGATGCCGAGCCTGTTGCAAGGAGTGCATCCAAGATCAATTTTGAGGTCATCGTGATTGACCACCGTGAATCCCGGAACACGGAGGAATTTTTTCCTGATGCGAGTCAGCGGATCATCGCTCATCCGGAACGCGCACTGGAAGAAGTCCCCATTCATCCGGAGGATTACGCGCTGATCATGACCCACAGCTTTGAAAAGGATCGGATTCTATTATCGAAGCTCGTTCAGCAGCCTATTAAGTATTTGGGTGTACTGGGTCCGATTTTGAGAACACAGAAGCTTCTTGACGCTGAACAATTGCCGGAATGGATTCATTCGCCGGTAGGTTTGGATATCGGGGCGGACGGTCCGGAAGAAATCGCGGTCAGCATTATGGCGGAGCTGTTGGCTGTAAGAAACGAAAAGGACAGCAAAACCGTAAAACCGCGTCAAGCGCCAACTGTCCTTGAATTATGA
- a CDS encoding LamB/YcsF family protein, with the protein MSTTIDFNSDMGESYGLFRYGEDEKVLPYVTSINLACGFHAGDPVVMNKTVHLAKELGVKVGAHPGFPDIMGFGRRYMQITPKEMYAYVLYQIGALYGFLRTADMAPSHVKLHGALYMMALKDPKLSEALCEAVYQFDPSLPIYTLAGSETAKAAEKIGISVITEFFADRPYTEEGVKMFGWTKEEIGSPEDIADRVLEMVETGSITGLGGIKVPVKAQTVCVHSDTPDSPEIVKTIRQTLEAKGVRFKAPERETILKGEF; encoded by the coding sequence ATGTCAACTACCATCGATTTTAACTCAGATATGGGGGAAAGCTATGGGCTGTTCCGCTATGGCGAGGACGAGAAGGTTCTTCCATATGTTACGTCAATCAATTTGGCATGCGGCTTTCATGCCGGAGATCCGGTAGTCATGAATAAAACGGTTCATTTGGCCAAAGAATTGGGAGTTAAAGTGGGTGCCCATCCCGGTTTTCCCGATATTATGGGATTTGGCCGACGTTACATGCAGATTACCCCCAAGGAGATGTATGCTTATGTTTTATACCAAATCGGAGCCTTATACGGTTTTTTAAGAACGGCAGACATGGCCCCGTCCCACGTAAAACTGCATGGCGCATTATATATGATGGCCTTGAAGGACCCCAAATTGTCCGAAGCGCTTTGCGAAGCGGTTTATCAATTCGATCCGTCTCTTCCGATTTACACCCTTGCAGGCTCGGAAACGGCAAAGGCCGCCGAAAAAATCGGAATTTCCGTGATCACCGAATTTTTTGCGGACCGTCCATATACGGAGGAAGGGGTAAAGATGTTCGGCTGGACGAAAGAGGAAATTGGAAGTCCCGAGGACATAGCCGATCGCGTGCTGGAGATGGTCGAAACGGGTTCGATCACGGGTTTGGGCGGAATAAAGGTGCCTGTAAAGGCCCAAACCGTCTGCGTGCATTCCGATACGCCGGATTCACCGGAAATCGTCAAAACGATCCGCCAAACCTTGGAAGCGAAGGGGGTAAGGTTCAAAGCTCCTGAACGGGAAACGATATTGAAAGGGGAATTCTAG
- a CDS encoding FAD binding domain-containing protein → MEYVKPLTIQEAVSALVEFGDGAKLVAGGQSLLAIMKQGILEPDALVSLSGIDELKAVRKAEDGSLVIGAMATHDKVMRDPLVREQAPLLADTARRVASTQIRNMGTWGGNLSHGEPGADPPAALIAVGASVEIAGPDGSRTIPVEDLFVDYLTTDLNHGEILSKIIVPVQPANSGAAYIKHTVRDDGDLAIVGIGVRVTMDEAKQKIAEARIGINGASLTTIRALSAEALLQGKTPDDELFAQAGVLAAEACDPLDDAEASAEYRVEMVKVLVKRALKQALAAAK, encoded by the coding sequence ATGGAGTACGTAAAACCCTTGACAATACAAGAAGCAGTTTCGGCTTTGGTCGAGTTTGGGGATGGCGCGAAGCTGGTTGCCGGAGGCCAATCCCTGCTTGCCATTATGAAGCAGGGAATATTGGAGCCGGATGCGCTCGTGTCTCTTTCAGGCATTGATGAATTGAAAGCGGTCCGCAAGGCGGAGGACGGTTCTTTGGTCATCGGCGCGATGGCAACCCATGATAAGGTGATGCGTGACCCGCTTGTTCGCGAGCAGGCTCCCCTATTGGCGGATACGGCCAGGCGAGTAGCTTCCACGCAAATCAGGAATATGGGCACATGGGGCGGCAATCTGTCCCATGGGGAGCCGGGGGCGGATCCGCCAGCAGCATTGATTGCAGTTGGAGCGTCCGTGGAAATCGCAGGCCCGGATGGGTCCAGGACGATTCCGGTAGAAGATTTGTTCGTTGATTACTTGACGACAGATCTGAACCATGGGGAAATTCTGTCAAAAATCATTGTACCCGTTCAACCGGCTAACAGCGGCGCTGCATATATCAAGCATACGGTTCGGGATGACGGCGATCTGGCGATTGTCGGAATCGGTGTAAGGGTCACCATGGATGAAGCCAAACAAAAAATTGCCGAGGCGCGGATCGGCATTAATGGGGCTTCCTTGACCACGATCAGAGCGCTGAGTGCGGAAGCGCTGCTGCAAGGCAAAACGCCGGATGACGAGCTGTTCGCTCAAGCAGGGGTATTGGCGGCCGAAGCATGCGATCCGCTGGATGATGCCGAAGCATCCGCGGAATATCGTGTGGAGATGGTTAAAGTGCTGGTCAAAAGGGCATTGAAGCAAGCTTTAGCTGCAGCAAAATAA
- a CDS encoding SRPBCC family protein produces the protein MKIEEKVHLDVVAEDMWKVMNDIPVIAKCIPGVEAFEPEGDNVYIGSIKMKVGPIAVNFKGKITVLEVDEEQRKISMRAEASDSRIGSNVKVVQTLSVIAADGGSDFAVEADVDMRGKLAQLGWGLIRPKVTSTMQEFAENLRIYMEENKEEAPETDQISSALD, from the coding sequence ATGAAAATCGAAGAAAAGGTTCATCTTGATGTCGTCGCAGAGGATATGTGGAAAGTCATGAACGATATCCCTGTGATCGCCAAATGCATCCCTGGAGTCGAGGCGTTCGAACCGGAGGGCGACAATGTTTATATCGGCAGCATTAAAATGAAGGTCGGCCCGATCGCCGTCAATTTCAAGGGGAAGATTACTGTCCTGGAAGTGGATGAGGAGCAGCGCAAAATTTCCATGCGGGCGGAAGCGTCGGACAGCCGGATCGGCTCTAATGTGAAAGTGGTGCAGACCCTTTCCGTCATCGCTGCTGACGGCGGCTCGGATTTTGCGGTTGAAGCGGATGTCGACATGCGAGGCAAGCTGGCCCAGCTCGGTTGGGGGTTAATCCGTCCCAAGGTAACCAGCACGATGCAGGAATTTGCCGAAAACCTGAGGATATATATGGAAGAAAACAAGGAAGAAGCTCCGGAAACGGATCAAATTTCAAGCGCTTTGGATTGA